From Phalacrocorax carbo chromosome 8, bPhaCar2.1, whole genome shotgun sequence, a single genomic window includes:
- the CDHR2 gene encoding cadherin-related family member 2, which yields MAWHSLVLLLFLLVTVSGNVAPFFNMTIVYVPEDLELGQQAFQLTAIDIDGDPLTYSISGSEAFYFSVNDQTGNVTLRNSLDRELQARLTITVGVFDGINEAVSRKLTIIVEDRNDNAPVFQHLPYEAYIPENTTLNSIIYTVFANDSDTGNSSKVSYSIEEVIPDSTKNHWLFYILPSGSVVLNGSLDYAKNTFYQLRITAKDGGGMLHNKLTFQESSTYLSLTIQDLPNLDPRFLNEPYSDSVPENCILGTTVLTVTAMDRDTGVNDNISYSISNASVPFAINATTGTITVSRPLDREQLPSEEVLLEVMAYEKNLDIHGKVAQASTLVAIMVTDVNDNKPQFYHCSLTSCDFSTSAQNNFTGNIIEHSSSRLPVSNLSIVAHDPDKGINSNYELYLEGPNASAFTVSPTKIMGTGEVQLLVQDPSSVDYEISHVMVVQIIANDRGNPMDCCSTATVTIDLIDSNDHIPEFPQGTYYLSVVENSPAGTIISQNITAYDPDSGVLGQITYQLLPETIHNIFTVNATTGAVLVQNGSLLDRETRPIYYANLQAKDGGNLVGTTVLEITVLDDNDMAPIITGSYFISVEEGQNVRTQIQAIDNDEPGNRNSELGFKILPGPFSNNFTINATTGEMHSNEPLDREALQDERGQMVVTVEVYDHGMPQLSTSVNVTVTVGDMNDNTPMFLNKSYEFSVSEDSPGSLVGEVEATDADQTEINSRISFQIQRGSGSSNFLIHSSHLGPGHYGGQLSTDPDMSLDYDTLPQKFFSLVVLAANTAADNVGDTAKVSVLVHILDINDEPPTILPASLQDMHVSENGTQQGLVHTLVASDPDTNHSLVFEELAVTCFKWASSAGEVCWDWFMLAPNGSVLVNSSDIDYELCDRVVLTLRAEDLYTEKGNRYSQNKTMTILITDANDNTPVFLSISETFVVVPEISPVDLQVATVKATDADSGPRGAITFSIVSVVLVEDNGVSRPFENLFKVVTTAKENSYIGSIQVASNLDGSLKGQYQVTVEAQDGGAPAHTAQTVLNIFTVDQSYRVHLQFLTTVDEVQSNSENIKAALTTATKAGVYVVAIRSTEDTRVSQVKGKSVMEAYFVYSNGTALDVNQLTVLIQSNPLVLAELVNLGLAVIGPGMVVKPTRETELIGIIAGLVAFLLIFIFIMTLVLVLTTRSYKRKLSAMNALKVATTFNPAMAQQGAGIPGTNQYNAEGANPMLNLSLDPSHDLGFHEDSSSVTSMNSLDENTVNAPSDNRLKAKQGKVQLTDPTDEEVLVAALNLKEPTKTSYVNPTLTTTDL from the exons ATGGCATGGCACTCATTggtgctgcttctcttcctcctggTGACAG TTTCAGGCAATGTAGCACCCTTCTTCAACATGACCATCGTCTACGTGCCTGAGGACTTGGAGTTGG GCCAGCAAGCTTTCCAGCTGACAGCTATTGACATAGATGGGGACCCGCTCACCTACAGCATCAGCGGGTCAGAGGCCTTCTACTTCTCTGTCAATGACCAGACAGGCAACGTGACGCTGAGGAACTCCCTGGACCGTGAG CTCCAGGCCAGACTCACCATCACTGTTGGGGTGTTCGACGGGATAAACGAAGCA GTCTCCAGAAAGCTCACAATCATCGTGGAGGACCGTAATGACAACGCCCCAGTCTTCCAGCACCTGCCATATGAAGCCTACATCCCCGAG AACACAACACTCAACAGCATCATCTACACCGTGTTTGCCAATGACAGCGACACCGGGAACTCCTCCAAAGTCAGCTACAGCATCGAGGAG GTGATCCCAGACAGCACGAAGAATCACTGGCTCTTCTACATCCTGCCCAGCGGGAGTGTGGTGCTCAATGGCTCACTGGACTATGCCAAGAACACCTTCTACCAGCTCAGGATCACAGCCAAG GATGGTGGGGGGATGCTGCACAACAAGTTGACCTTCCAGGAGAGCTCAACCTACCTGTCCCTGACCATCCAAGACCTGCCCAACCTGGATCCACGGTTCCTCAACGAGCCCTACTCTGACTCTGTGCCTGAGAACTGCATCCTG GGCACCACTGTTCTGACTGTCACTGCCATGGACAGAGACACAGGGGTGAATGATAACATCTCCTACAGCATCAGCA ATGCCAGTGTCCCCTTTGCTATCAATGCCACAACGGGCACCATCACTGTGAGTAGGCCCCTGGATCGTGAGCAGCTGCCAAGCGAGGAAGTCCTGCTGGAAGTCATG GCATATGAGAAGAACCTGGACATCCACGGCAAGGTGGCACAGGCCAGCACCCTGGTGGCAATCATGGTGACCGATGTCAATGACAACAAGCCCCAGTTCTACCACTGCTCCCTTACCAGCTGTGACTTCTCCACCAGTGCCCAGAACAACTTCACGGGCAACATCATAGAGCACTCCTCCTCCAGACTGCCTGTGTCCAACCTCAGCATTGTTGCCCATGACCCAGACAAG GGCATAAACAGTAACTATGAGCTGTACCTGGAAGGTCCAAATGCCAGCGCCTTCACTGTCTCCCCCACAAAAATCATGGGCACAGGGGAGGTCCAGCTCCTGGTGCAAGACCCATCCTCTGTGGACTACGAGATAAGCCATGTCATGGTGGTACAG ATCATTGCTAATGACAGGGGGAACCCCATGGACTGCTGCTCCACGGCCACTGTGACCATCGATCTCATTGACAGCAATGACCACATCCCTGAGTTCCCCCAGGGCACCTACTACCTGAGTGTGGTGGAGAACAGCCCTGCTGGCACCATCATCTCTCAAAACATCACG GCCTATGATCCAGACAGCGGTGTCTTGGGCCAGATCACCTACCAGCTGCTCCCAGAGACCAT CCATAATATCTTCACGGTGAACGCTACAACTGGGGCAGTGCTGGTGCAGAACGGGAGCTTGCTGGACCGGGAGACTCGCCCTATCTACTACGCCAACCTCCAGGCCAAGGATGGGGGCAACTTGGTGGGCACCACCGTGCTGGAGATCACTGTGCTGGATGACAACGACATGGCGCCCATCATCACTGGCTCCTACTTCATCTCGGTGGAAGAAGGGCAGAATGTCAGAACGCAGATTCAG GCCATCGACAACGATGAGCCTGGCAACCGCAACAGTGAGTTGGGCTTCAAGATCTTGCCAGGACCATTCAGCAACAACTTCACCATCAATGCGACCACGGGTGAGATGCACAGCAATGAGCCGCTGGACCGTGAGGCCTTGCAAGATGAGCGGGGGCAGATGGTGGTGACAGTGGAGGTGTATGACCATGGCATGCCGCAGCTCAGCACCTCAGTGAACGTCACCGTCACTGTGGGG GACATGAACGACAACACGCCCATGTTCCTCAACAAGTCCTATGAGTTCTCAGTCTCTGAAGACTCTCCAG GATCCCTTGTGGGTGAGGTGGAGGCAACAGATGCTGACCAGACGGAGATCAATTCTCGCATTTCCTTCCAAATTCAGAGGGGCAGTGGCTCCAGCAACTTCTTGATCCACTCATCCCACCTGGGACCAGGGCACTATGGTGGGCAGCTGTCCACAGACCCTGATATGTCCCTGGACTATGACACCCTGCCGCAGAAGTTCTTCTCCTTGGTGGTGCTGGCGGCAAATACAGCCGCAGACAATGTGGGGGACACTGCCAAAGTCTCGGTGCTGGTCCACATCCTAGACATCAATGATGAGCCCCCCACGATCCTGCCAGCCTCACTGCAGGACATGCACGTGAGTGAGAATGGCACACAGCAGGGTCTGGTCCACACGCTGGTTGCCTCCGACCCAGACACCAACCACTCGCTGGTCTTCGAGGAGTTGGCGGTCACCTGCTTCAAGTGGGCAAGCAGCGCTGGGGAGGTGTGCTGGGACTGGTTCATGCTGGCACCCAATGGCTCAGTGCTGGTGAACAGCTCGGACATTGACTATGAGCTGTGTGACAGGGTGGTGCTCACGCTGCGGGCTGAAGACCTGTACACCGAGAAGGGCAACCGCTACAGCCAGAACA AAACCATGACAATCCTCATCACCGATGCGAATGACAACACGCCGGTCTTCCTGTCCATCTCAGAGACCTTTG TGGTTGTCCCCGAAATCTCTCCTGTGGACCTGCAAGTGGCTACCGTGAAG GCCACAGACGCTGACTCGGGGCCCAGGGGAGCCATCACCTTCTCCATTGTCAGTGTTGTGCTCGTGGAAGACAACGGGGTCAGCCGGCCCTTCGAGAATCTCTTCAAGGTGGTGACAACAGCCAAGGAGAACAGCTACATCGGGAGCATCCA GGTGGCCAGCAACCTCGATGGCTCGCTGAAGGGGCAGTACCAGGTGACAGTGGAGGCTCAGGATGGTGGGGCACCAGCACACACAGCACAGACCGTGCTGAAT ATCTTCACAGTGGATCAGAGCTACCGCGTTCACCTCCAGTTTCTGACAACGGTGGATGAAGTCCAGAGTAACTCCGAAAATATCAAAGC GGCCCTGACCACCGCAACCAAGGCAGGGGTCTACGTGGTGGCCATCCGGAGCACAGAGGACACCCGTGTATCCCA GGTAAAGGGCAAATCAGTGATGGAGGCGTACTTCGTCTACAGCAATGGCACCGCCCTGGATGTCAACCAGCTGACTGT GCTCATACAGTCCAACCCACTGGTCCTGGCTGAGCTGGTGAACCTGGGCCTGGCTGTCATT GGTCCTGGCATGGTGGTGAAGCCCACCCGGGAGACGGAGCTGATTGGCATCATCGCAGGGCTGGTAGCGTTCCTGctcatcttcatcttcatcaTGACCCTGGTCTTGGTTCTCACCACCAGGAG CTACAAGAGGAAGCTGAGTGCGATGAACGCTCTGAAGGTAGCCACGACGTTCAACCCTGCCATGGCACAACAGGGAGCTGGCATCCCTGGGACCAACCAGTACAATGCAGAGGG GGCCAACCCCATGCTGAACCTCTCGCTCGATCCCTCCCATGACTTGGGCTTCCACGAGGACTCCAGCTCTGTGACCAG CATGAATTCCCTGGATGAAAACACAGTAAATGCACCCAGTGACAATAGGCTCAAGGCCAAG cagggcaaaGTGCAGCTGACAGACCCCACCGATGAGGAGGTGCTGGTGGCTGCCCTGAACCTGAAGGAGCCCACCAAAACATCATACGTCAACCCAACCTTAACCACCACAGACTTGTGA
- the GPRIN1 gene encoding G protein-regulated inducer of neurite outgrowth 1, producing the protein MGSAKDPEWLQLLSRQARAEDTCKTGTSSPGCPPVGECLPGSGCATEGRAMRTCCTVEPETQGTVAGPAVEKKVLSPTGPAPGMLLPDAGVEPSVVAATGSCGGPSGAAPACSPMGMGGPSTQENTAPVSPMPEPCLKALSKDAGSAPAPAKHVAFMEPAMGSRAAELPSQEQPQGGMGMSPGAASQLGVSEAPKHPQGGMADPPSTSTVGSRGRSEAGLSPAALAQGRAEGSPARRVDAGSSQQSRTAKLLCESYSFEVTPPEDTGTQDTGTQVDSRASLVSVALSPMSPLGGAAAFTFPKREPGSAAPPRLEPSKKDAEMQVSMPVETRSVATGPMTPVAKSPQASYPEVHVKGTVVEEAPEPIREVSWDEKGMTWEVYGASMEVEVLGMAIQKHLEKQIEEHGRQVVMTPQSTRAGSVKGAPRKGEAKRQPSIFRALLQNVRRPRCCSRAGPAME; encoded by the coding sequence ATGGGCAGTGCTAAGGACCCCgagtggctgcagctgctgagccGCCAGGCCAGGGCTGAGGACACCTGCAAGACCGGCACCAGTTCCCCCGGCTGCCCGCCAGTGGGGGAGTGTTTGCCCGGGTCTGGCTGTGCCACAGAGGGCCGTGCCATGAGGACCTGCTGCACGGTTGAGCCAGAGACCCAGGGCACTGTGGCTGGCCCAGCGGTGGAGAAGAAGGTGCTATCACCAACAGGACCGGCTCCTGGCATGCTTCTTCCAGATGCCGGTGTGGAGCCAAGTGTGGTGGCAGCGACAGGGAGCTGCGGGGGACCAAGTGGCgctgcccctgcctgcagtCCCATGGGGATGGGAGGCCCCAGCACCCAGGAGAACACAGCCCCTGTGTCCCCCATGCCTGAGCCCTGCCTCAAAGCGCTCAGCAAGGATGCAGGGAGCGCGCCAGCTCCTGCCAAACACGTGGCATTCATGGAGCCTGCTATGGGTTccagagcagctgagctgccaagtcaggagcagccccagggtggCATGGGGATGTCCCCAGGTGCTGCATCCCAGCTGGGGGTCAGCGAGGCTCCCAAGCACCCCCAGGGTGGCATGGcagacccccccagcaccagcactgtGGGGAGCAGGGGCCGAAGCGAGGCAGGGttgagccctgctgccctggcccagggcagagctgaggggAGCCCAGCCCGGCGTGTGGATGCTGGGAGCAGCCAGCAGTCCCGGACAGCCAAACTGCTCTGTGAGTCATACTCCTTTGAGGTGACCCCACCGGAGGATACTGGCACACAAGACACAGGGACACAAGTGGACAGCCGAGCATCCCTGGTGTCGGTGGCCTTGAGCCCCATGAGCCCCCTGGGTGGGGCTGCTGCCTTCACATTCCCCAAGAGagagccaggctctgctgccCCCCCACGACTGGAGCCCTCCAAGAAGGATGCAGAGATGCAGGTGTCCATGCCTGTGGAAACCCGCTCAGTGGCCACTGGGCCCATGACGCCAGTGGCCAAGTCCCCACAGGCCTCGTATCCCGAGGTGCATGTGAAGGGGACGGTGGTGGAGGAGGCTCCAGAACCCATCCGGGAGGTGAGCTGGGACGAGAAGGGGATGACATGGGAGGTGTATGGGGCCTCCATGGAGGTGGAGGTGCTGGGCATGGCCATCCAGAAGCACCTGGAGAAGCAGATCGAGGAGCATGGGCGGCAGGTGGTGATGACCCCGCAGAGCACCCGCGCTGGCTCCGTCAAGGGAGCACCCCGCAAAGGCGAGGCCAAGAGGCAGCCCAGCATCTTTCGGGCTCTGCTGCAAAACGTCCGGCGGCCCCGGTGCTGCTCCCGCGCCGGCCCTGCCATGGAGTGA